From Paenibacillus sp. GP183, one genomic window encodes:
- a CDS encoding transposase, translated as MRSEEGYALSVRRMIEPESVFGQIKNNRVFRHFLLRGLPKVSLEVGIQKSFPLLGQPPLSCISILCAERSYW; from the coding sequence CTGCGAAGTGAGGAGGGTTATGCGCTTTCGGTTCGGCGCATGATTGAGCCGGAGAGTGTTTTCGGGCAAATTAAAAACAACCGGGTATTCCGGCACTTCCTGCTTCGTGGCTTACCGAAAGTGAGCCTAGAGGTCGGGATTCAGAAAAGTTTTCCGCTTTTGGGACAGCCTCCTTTGAGTTGCATTTCTATTTTATGTGCGGAAAGGTCGTACTGGTGA
- a CDS encoding sugar phosphate nucleotidyltransferase — MAGGKGLLFWPRSVETKPKQFLALTSHDSMLQQTYNRFRKNIDAADIYVVAGLSYLPLIRE, encoded by the coding sequence ATGGCCGGAGGTAAAGGATTGCTGTTTTGGCCAAGAAGTGTAGAAACCAAGCCCAAGCAATTCTTGGCGCTGACTTCCCACGATAGCATGCTCCAGCAGACGTATAACCGATTTCGCAAGAATATAGACGCTGCTGATATTTATGTAGTCGCAGGATTATCCTATTTACCTTTAATTCGTGAGTAA
- a CDS encoding glycosyltransferase, giving the protein MAILYKIPLIVSFRGNDASAHNTSFEKNQIKYQELIEHGSLFLPVCEFFKGELMKLGFQKEKLKVLYCGIDIDKFTFRSWKPNKNHTFRILTVGRLVEKKGFPILIQAFRKVHKKFPKAKLVIIGKGRPTRKEKLSRQIKKYNLDTSIELITEIKNGDIVKELHHADLFCLPSYTTSKGAVEGIPNVLKEAMSCGVPVVSTYHAGIPELIEHNRSGILVKEEDDKALAEAIITLLKNPKQGKKYAKQARQKVKKDFNLNKQIHVQEQYYDHLFKDKLLGGAIYHKNRPFSHQYDLSAHKIEMQLKGGCPKSGKLF; this is encoded by the coding sequence GTGGCGATTCTTTATAAGATTCCGCTTATCGTGAGTTTTCGAGGAAATGATGCATCGGCACACAATACATCATTCGAGAAGAATCAGATAAAATATCAAGAACTCATTGAACATGGCAGTTTGTTTTTGCCTGTCTGCGAATTCTTCAAAGGAGAGTTAATGAAGTTAGGTTTTCAAAAAGAAAAATTAAAGGTTCTATATTGCGGTATAGATATTGATAAGTTTACCTTTCGAAGTTGGAAACCCAATAAGAATCATACTTTTCGAATTCTGACTGTTGGTCGTCTAGTAGAGAAGAAAGGCTTCCCTATATTAATTCAGGCATTTCGTAAAGTTCATAAAAAATTTCCAAAAGCTAAATTGGTTATTATTGGAAAAGGGAGGCCGACGCGGAAGGAAAAACTTTCCAGACAAATTAAAAAATACAATTTAGACACATCGATAGAATTGATAACAGAAATAAAAAATGGTGATATTGTGAAAGAGCTCCATCATGCTGACCTGTTTTGTTTGCCAAGCTATACTACCAGTAAAGGCGCAGTCGAGGGAATTCCTAACGTATTGAAAGAAGCCATGTCTTGCGGGGTCCCAGTGGTATCAACATATCATGCCGGTATCCCCGAATTGATTGAACATAATAGAAGCGGCATTCTAGTGAAGGAGGAAGATGACAAAGCCTTAGCCGAAGCTATTATTACACTTCTTAAAAATCCAAAACAAGGTAAGAAATACGCGAAACAGGCTAGGCAAAAGGTTAAAAAAGATTTTAATTTAAACAAGCAAATCCATGTTCAGGAACAATACTATGACCATCTTTTTAAGGACAAATTATTGGGTGGAGCGATTTACCATAAAAACAGGCCCTTTTCTCACCAGTACGACCTTTCCGCACATAAAATAGAAATGCAACTCAAAGGAGGCTGTCCCAAAAGCGGAAAACTTTTCTGA
- a CDS encoding PIG-L family deacetylase, with the protein MFDKMMVVAHPDDESIFGGAALIREKGWKVICLTNGNNETRSSEFLRAMRRVGASCEIWDYLDKYEGSFDAEQVGKDLEKVITKHRFHRIVTHNLRGEYGHSQHKSLSKILHDRGIENLYVFDKSNDILPFPLLRDKLILLSVYQSQMYVIEQLMPYILYERIVPFKESTLLSSE; encoded by the coding sequence ATGTTTGATAAAATGATGGTTGTCGCCCATCCTGACGACGAATCTATTTTTGGGGGGGCGGCTTTGATAAGAGAAAAAGGCTGGAAGGTCATATGTTTGACCAACGGTAATAACGAAACCAGATCTTCCGAATTTCTCAGGGCAATGAGAAGGGTAGGGGCCTCATGTGAAATATGGGACTACTTGGATAAATATGAGGGAAGTTTTGACGCAGAACAAGTAGGAAAGGATTTGGAGAAGGTTATAACTAAACACCGGTTTCATCGCATTGTCACCCATAATCTTCGCGGGGAGTACGGGCACAGCCAGCACAAATCGCTCTCAAAAATATTGCATGACCGGGGAATTGAGAATTTGTATGTGTTCGATAAATCGAACGATATACTGCCGTTCCCACTGCTGCGGGACAAATTAATTCTATTGTCGGTTTATCAAAGTCAGATGTACGTCATAGAGCAATTGATGCCGTATATATTATACGAACGGATCGTGCCGTTCAAAGAGTCTACTTTATTATCATCTGAATAA
- a CDS encoding WIAG-tail domain — translation MKLAAGSVDGSKLATGAVNTDHLADGSIDCSKLAIGSVKSEHLADGTISGNKLIVGSIDGSKLAIGSVYGEHLALGSISGSKLTEGSVDESKLSFQTIQLPASRSNTVQQFGLASFEFKVQDEFVDVQIYFDDAFADLNYVLIATTNHTACYAVVKQKSTNYAILSVVRTRFSAEIYGIINWIAMGTKA, via the coding sequence GTGAAGCTCGCGGCAGGCAGTGTGGACGGCAGTAAGCTGGCAACTGGTGCTGTGAATACCGATCATCTGGCGGACGGCAGCATAGACTGCAGTAAGTTAGCGATTGGATCCGTAAAAAGCGAACATCTAGCAGACGGTACGATTAGCGGTAACAAGCTGATCGTGGGAAGTATTGACGGCAGTAAGCTGGCTATCGGCTCTGTGTACGGTGAGCACCTTGCTCTTGGTTCGATCAGCGGCTCCAAGCTTACGGAAGGAAGTGTGGATGAGAGCAAGTTGTCATTCCAGACGATACAGCTTCCGGCTTCGAGGTCGAATACGGTTCAACAATTCGGTCTTGCTTCATTTGAATTCAAAGTGCAGGACGAATTCGTCGACGTGCAGATTTATTTCGATGATGCCTTCGCCGATTTGAATTATGTATTAATCGCCACGACTAACCATACGGCTTGTTATGCGGTCGTCAAACAAAAGTCGACGAACTACGCGATCTTGTCTGTCGTTCGTACACGATTCTCAGCAGAAATCTACGGTATCATCAACTGGATAGCTATGGGGACAAAAGCATAA